A region from the Gossypium hirsutum isolate 1008001.06 chromosome A08, Gossypium_hirsutum_v2.1, whole genome shotgun sequence genome encodes:
- the LOC121205033 gene encoding uncharacterized protein: MSARGIHECGIHGRGKGRRGLELSLPLWRERDFVLVDKTNIVEEVKLVECQNRDRERDKNKNDSEPSSLVQRPKKWVRPDGPIRVGASITLTRIQLCSDCGKRHLGERWKRLQACLKCGSLEHLIREYPQRADQMQASRLGSLVLFLKTWGVESTSSEVTVLGPLGQSCSGMDWLVDHRVSLDYATKRFVLRTEDDKEVIVIDERRDYLSNVISTFMVEKLVQKRCEAYLAYVSVSISRDSSIGDIRAVSDFSDVFPEELLGLPLNRKVEFGIKLLPSTAPVSIALYCMAPKELAELKTQLQELLDHGFIPPMSPWGALPYLDQFVVVFIGDILVYSKTKDEHDKHLRVMLQILQEKQLYAKLSKCEF, translated from the exons ATGAGCGCTCGTGGAATTCATGAATGTGGTATTCATGGCCGTGGTAAAGGCCgtagggggctcgagctgagtcttcctctCTGG AGGGAGCGAGACTTCGTTCTAGTTGATAAGACGAATATCGTCGAAGAGGTTAAGCTTGTGGAGTGTCAGAATAGGGACCGTGAAAGAGACAAGAATAAAAATGATTCAGAGCCCTCTAGTTtagttcagaggcctaagaaatggGTCAGACCTGATGGGCCTATTAGAGTGGGGGCTTCTATAACTCTTACTAGGATTCAGCTATGTAGTGACTGTGGTAAACGCCATCTGGGCGAGCGTTGGAAGAGGCTACAGGCTTGTCTAAAGTGTGGGTCTTTAGAGCACCTGATTCGAGAGTATCCTCAGCgggctgatcagatgcaagcttcgaGACTAGGTTCT CTAGTTCTGTTTCTGAAAACCTGGGGTgttgagagcacttctagtgaggTTACTGTACTCGGTCCATTGGGACAGTCTTGTTCGG gtatggattggttggtcgACCACCGAGTTAGTTTGGATTACGCGACTAAGAGGTTCGTCCTGAGGACCGAGGATGATAAGGAAGTGATTGTGATCGACGAGCGTCGAGATTATCTGTCCAATGTGATCTCTACTTTTATGGTTGAAAAACTGGTTCAAAAAAggtgtgaggcgtatttggcTTACGTCAGTGTTTCTATTTCTAGGGACTCTTCTATCGGGGATATCAGAGCAGTGAGCGATTTTTCAGAtgtctttcctgaggagttacttGGTTTACCTCTGAATCGGAAAGTTGAGTTCGGCATTAAGCTTCTACCgagtacagctccggtgtctatcgctcTATACtgtatggcaccgaaggagcttgcaGAGCTTAAAACTCAACTTCAAGAGCTTTTGGATCATGGTTTCATTCCCCCTATGTCTCCGTGGGGGGCACTG CcatatctggatcagtttgtTGTGGTCTTCATCGGTGATATTCTGGTTTACTCTAAGACCAAGGATGAGCATGATAAGCATCTTAGAGTAATGCTTCAAATACTTCAAGAGAAACAACTCTACGCTAAGttaagcaagtgtgagttctag